AAAAGAATTGAAAACTGCAGACAAATATGTGgcacaaataaagaaataaatataaataataaagaaataattataattatttagtttaaaaatgAGATAAATTCATTTTGTGGCTCATCATGGGGACATGGGGGGCATACATACAAACAAATAATTCTACTAATAATTAACATGGTAACATTGTACACACAGTATGTATTTTCTCTTTGGTTTCCAACAAAAATCATTCATAATTCAAGCCTCAAAGTCTACCATCAACTTGTTCAGCTTCTTGTTGCTTATTCTCTGCTCTATAAAACTCTTCCCACACTCCTCTCtgcacaaaatcaaatttagtcaaatatgtCACCCGAGAATATGCTTCACTAAAATACAAAAGTCAACGtgaccaaaattccaaaaacgTAAAaggcaaattaaataaaatattttagaaatgaAAAAGTGAGTAACCTTTGAGGCATGGAAGAAGCAGCATCAGGGGTCAAGATGCGGGCGAGGCGAAGGGCATCGTCTTGGGTGTTAATAATATGATTGAAGCACAAATAACGACCGTAGGATGAGACATCCTCGTAGACACAGATGTGTGCGTCGACGAGAAAAGGAAGATCAACGGTTACGAAGACACCATCCTCGTACATCTCAGCGGCTCCTCTGAGGTAAGGGTTGCTGATGGAGAGATCAGGGGACATCAAAAGACCTGCGTTGATTGACACCATATTCATCCCTCTGTCCATTGCTAGGGCCCACGCTGTCTTCTCTGCCATCGTCTTTGACATTGCATGCCACAACTGTTTCACAGATATCAACTATTCATTAATTAATCAAGGATAATGTGAGGTAATAACATGAAtaattactaataaaataaaaatatactacatttttaaaatactcatctaaatcttaatattagaataactatTTGcgctatacttttcttttaattaattatcgcttttctttttctaactttTCAATTTCTAGTTTCTTTACTTTTCAACTTTGTACAATTCCTAAATTACGTTTTTTTAcgctatacttttcttttaattaattatcgcttttctttttctaactttTCAATTCCTCATTTCTTTACTTTTCAACTTTGTACAATTCCTAAATTACGTTTTTTTACACCAACTAAAGAGCATGTGGTTTAAGTATTACTTTGTTATAAAGATTTCATCCccatgaaaattaaagatactgaatgaaaaagtagaaattaaaatgatggtattttaattctctAGAATCAAACTTGTTTAGGAATAGTTTTTCAAAACTTTGAactaaatatgaaaatatgatatttttatcttaaaattcttagaaattatttataatttctcCGACCACACCCACCCTAAATGTATTTTCtgctttttaattatttgtccAAATAACAAAAACTACTTAGACCTGGTGTTCAACTAGTGGAAACCAAatgttttgaattatgaaaaaaCGATTTATTTTTCGAGCAAATAAGTAAagattagaaatattttttatgttctttAAACCGTAGTCATATTGTTTTGCTTTTAGATGGAAAATAATTTTCTTCTGTCTAGAAGCTAAGGTGTTAGACACTATACCTTGAATTTACGACAGAAATTGACATCGCTCCAATGCCTCTCGTCCAAGTCTAGTTCCATGGTTTTACGATCCTCTCTCCAAACAACAGCGGTGGCCGAGGATGTAAAAACAACTTTCTCAATGGTTTCTGTCTGTGCACAAGCTTCAAGCACGTTGTGTGCAGCCCTTACCTCCACGTCAGCCATGTATTCCTGCGTGCATGACAActcatcaattcaattcaatttctaCCGCCTTTACagctattttttttacaaattttgacAACTTTCTTTTGCCAAATTAATTTGGTTGGACGGTCGGCTCATTGGTTTATTGCTTACTTTCAAACTTGGAAggaagtaaaaatattttaaagaatattAATGTGGTTTAATTTTCTCTTAATTAATACACTGGTTACTATTTAAAGAATCATAATACCTATACGATTTACATAGAGATGATCAAGCAGTTATGTTTTAATGAGATTAGAACCATTGCATGTGTTCCATATGATTACTAATAAGCAATGATATAATTGGATAGTTATTGGAGTATGGATATTACTCCTATATCCTtacccaaaaagaaaaattaaaaaaaaaaggtgggGGATTAACCAAGTGAATGGACGACAATGACATATGGGTTAGCTACATTATTATGATTAACTAAAACTGTGAATGAAGTATGAAGTGCTTAGTTGTCATAATCTTAAGCGTTGGGTAGGGAAATTAGAGTTGCCATGGAATAGAAGAAGTTGGGAAAATTCAGGCAAATGATGCCTACCACAATAAATGGAAGCTATATTATATCCCAAAGTTTAAAGACTAACGCAAACAAACACTGCTGGTATTTTCACCCAACCACAACCTCCCCAACAGAAACTGCATGCATTAACTCTatcttataaataaattaaataataatataatataacaatTCCAAggaagggtaaaaataaaggaGGTTGCTTGCTTGCTTACATCATAATCAGGTTGATCAGAAGGAGGTTGAAAAGAGTAGAACAAAGCAGAGCAGCCTTTAAGGGAATCCATTATGCTTTGATAATCAAACGGGTCTGAGCGGAATATCTTAAGCTTGTTTGGGTCAGTAGAAATCCCCTTCAACATATCTTCCCCTAATTaagaagtaattaattaattaagataaaaGAGGAAATAGTAAGAAGAATAATCCCATTTAGGGAGATACACATACCTTGTGTTTGAAAGGAGGCATGAACGGTGTAGCCCCTATGAAGGAGTGTGTGGACAAGGGCGAAGCCCAAATGGGCCGAAGCGTCCATTACACAAACGGTTTGAGCGGTGTGGTCGAATGAGGGTGCCATCTTATGATCTTAATCTGTGTTGAAAGagtggaaaataaaaaggggggGTTATGTGAAGAAAGTGTAGATTGATTTATAGAGAGAGAAGGGCATTCAAAGAGTGTGGAGGGTAGATAGGTAGGAAGGAGGTAGTTGTCGTTTAGGAGATTGACACGCGCACGCACCTTTCTGTCTCTCTAATTTCATTTATTATTCACACAATATTAAGCTCTTAATATAAAAAGAGGGGGTCATGGGGTCAAAGGGTCAAAACAAAGGGGGAACGTATTTGAGTTTCTTCAACTTTCAACCCATTATAAATGTAGTTTGGTGGGAATGTGGCGTGCCTAGTTATATGCACCTAACTCACCATCTTACCatctcttccttctcttctaATTTCATAaagcttttaagttttaacactctcttaatattattaatccaaaaatatacttattatgtatttattcaataagaaatgttaaattttttattaataatcatCTTAATGTGTTTTCTTAAAAAgtacatattaattaaattttttttaagaattaacaGGTGGCCttcttaaattattaaattgttaTGCTCTCACTCTTAGAGCcgtttgaaaaattttagaagtaattttttttaacttttgacttatgaaaagtagtagtattaatgtctggtacaatttttaaaacaaaattacaactttctaagaagctatttaggagcttatagagaagttaaaaaaaatgacttctctcataatacttctacttttcatcacatttctataaaataagcacttttagagttaaaaattcaaacacaaaataacttatctataaattacttttaacagagtcatttattgtttaagttattttatcaaaatgaGCTTAATTAAACTGATTACCCAAACTGGGCCTAAGTCAATTACTACGTCTTTGACTAtgtattgattttcaaaaatattattcctACATAAAATTAGACACCAATAAATTCGTATATAAATATacgtgtgatttaatttattttttatatatattttatactaataactaattttagtgtatatataAAACTTGTTTGGGAAAtatgaagtttttttttttacttctgaCTTATAAAAAGTTACATTAATAATGTTTggtacaattttttaaataaacttttaactttttaaaaaattatttaagagcTTTTGAAGAAGTTAAAAAATGTAACTTCTCCTATTTTCAAAAGCTATTTTATTACTCTTATTTAATGTACAACTTTAAAACAAAGATTTTTGGCCCATAGTATAGTCAGTTAATTTTAAGGTATTGCATGACTAAGGTACACTAATTtgtcttttattaaaaaaaatagttaatagtatattttaagagtaaaataataaaatttaagatatatttggatgggatatttttaaatttcctgtatttttaatataagaaaACTTAAACATTGTAActatatttcatttaatttcagaATATTTTATTTGGTTGAACTATCAATATTagttgtatttttaaaatatcctATAAGATGCATTTTATGAGGTTGAGAGATCAGAgaggaaaaaattaaaattctttcgTTATAGGTGGAAATTGAAATCTCTTATTTTTAGTAGTTAAAAATTTGGATAAATCACCTAAATAAATTGTTTGGAATAAAATTTTAGGTGAATGtccaaattatttcaaattaattacattgatgtatttttatatttttctttcatgtACATCGTTGTATTTTACCACAATTTAGTAGGTGGTGTCATTTGAGTAAATCAACGATGTAATAGAGAAGTACATTCCTTCACCCTCAAATGATTTAGTGTAGCAAACAATTGTTATAATTCGTGCTAGACAcacaatttaatataaattttgagCATGTACACAATGcatttttataaagtttaaaatttttcattatattCATCACATTTTGTAAagttaaaaaatgtaaaatattatCTATCCATACCATTctaaaggtaaaaaaaaaaattatcatataaaaattttcatgtaaaattagatttttctatcaacaaaaacaataataactaGAATTCTCACTCTCTCCCTATTCCATCCCAATTTGTTTGTGCGGGCAAGTCTTCATCTCCATATGGGCTTTTGGTGGATCACATTTGTAATAGATAATCTCCATGACTACTCTTTCTGcgatttcttttcaatttttcatccCAAGTTATATTTTCCTCGTAACAAAATATTAGTTCAATAGTCACATTAATGTACTCTTCGAGAAAACGGTATTAAATGATAATGTATGCAAGTACGTAATTCATGGTGATGACATGGTGTCTCATGtatttttagattatttttagtgTTATTCGTCTCCCTATATGTACCTAGCTAGCACATGGAATCAATCCATAATAGAACACCATATTTGAATATGCaacttaataaatttaattcaaaggAAGTAAACCCATGCgataaatttcttttataattaacGACGTAGACTTGAGTTATTCTTAGTGGTTATAAGAAATTATTAGAATAGCGACTGAGTTTAACGACTTAAAAAATTGATTGTTAATAGCAATTAATTTAGTGATTGATATAGAATTTTTAGGACTAGAGAAAAATTAATCGCTAAATCGGTTGCTAATAACATTCAACGACcgataaattttttatacaacTAGAATAAAATTGGTCACTAAATCGGtcgttatttttttaatttaacaatcGAATTAACAACCAAAACAAGAGAAATAATGTCTCTGGGGCTCTTGGTCACAAAATCGGTCACCATTTTtaatttagcgaccgattttgcAACCAATAGAGAAATAGTGAAAATTTATTTGGTCGTTAAGACAGTAATCGCTAAAATCGGTCACTAATAGCAATCGAATTATCGACCGATTACTTTTTTATCCAATCAGAATAAAGTTGGTTGCTAAAATCGGtcgctattttttaatttagcgaCCGAATTAGCAACCAAAATAAAGAAGCAACATCTTTTGGGACTCTTAGTCACAAAATCAgtcactattttttaatttagcgaTCGATAGAAAAATATGATGAAAGATTATATGATCACTAATTCGGTCACTATAAACTCATTAGTCACAAAATCGGTcgctaattttaaaaaaataaaatagttactAAATTACCGTCACCAACCCTAATTCACCTACACCATTCTCATCTTCTCCCTTCAGTTGCCGAGCTACTCGCCAGAAGCATAACACCATCTTCTTCGCCTTCTGAGTTACCCATACCATTGTCGTCTCTTTATTGCAGCACtgtcttcatcatcttctgaTTGCAGCGTCATCCTCTGAGGTCTTGGCATCGTCGCCTTCATCTTTAAGATCCCGGCGGTATTAGCGTTATCTGAGTTCGCATATCGTTTTATCACCGTTTAAATTTGGTAGCTAGGATTTGTACACATGTTAACAAATAACAATCTTTCAGTGAACCATCACTTTCAGTTCTCAATCTTGAACCTCCAACGGAAGAGAAGAAGATCGTTCACATTCAGGTTTCCAAAACCAAGAAACGCCTTGATTTCTTAATTTATATGTTCTTGATTTGTTTTCTTATTGTTTGTTCACCTTATTTCAATTTGCAACCTTAGCCGAAGCACGCGCATGAGGTTCCAAATCACTCTCAAAAGCAGTTACACTCTCGGTGGCATTCTCTTTCAACGCGTTTGGTTGCAGGTATTTACAagatatttatttgaaaaattgatctctatttgatatttttatattttgttgaaatataattatttatgaaaatcgaattttaataatggtatatgtgaaattagttaaaatctataataaaaaaatcagtaACAGCGActgattttagattttatagTGAAACATCAGCGACCGATTTGGCCAGTTGCTATTTAGCGACCGATTTCTTCAGCGACCAATTTAATTCCAATATCTTTTTTGTACTAGTTTGGTAGCATTGGTTGAAGATCGGTCGCTAATGGTTAGCGATCGAAGTGATTGCTATTTTCTAATTAGTGACCAAGGTTTTAACGAACACCATAATCGGTCGCTATTCCAATAATTTTTGTAGTGATTAAGCTCAAAGAAatacatattattatttttaatgttaataaactaattaattggTGTGAAACACACTTACTTTTTGAGTCAATATTCAATTTATCTCTGAAATTTTAGGTTGAGCTTAAATTAAtccttaaaattataattgactCAGTTTGGATCTCAAAATTTACAATAATAATTTGCGTTAGTCTCTGAACTAATTTACGTGAATGACGTGTTAATTTTACACGTTAATTTATCAAGATTTGGACTTATCGTCTAGATTTCAAGTGACTGAGATGTAATAGACTTTCTATAAATTTGATTAACTCGTCAACATCCTTACGAATACGATAATaacaaattcaatttaaaaattttggaattcTACAAGTAGTGGCTAAGTTTATGAAAGTTTATAAGTGTAGATCACATAAAACTTgaatgaaaaatttaaattacagcAAGTTAATATATTAAATCAACACGTCATTAATAAAATTCAGCtcaaaaattaatgttaaattataattataaatttcgaggtttaatttaaatcaataaaaaatttgagagtATGGTCAAATTGAATTCCacctcaaatttcaaaaatttatttgaatattaactCCTGGTTTTTCGCTTGTAACAAGAAAAATGAACGAAGAGATCGGATTTTTGGgagaaaacaaaaaggaaatgggagtgaaagaagggaagaagaatgACGATAAGCAAGTTTTGAAAGGTTCATAGTCTCTCTGGATATATTTGTATGCATTGAAgggaatattaatattaataatgaacATTTGAAAGGAAAACAGGACATATGTATGTACGTTGAGTAGTTGATGTGTAAACTAACattacaagaaagaaaaagacacTGCACACAAGGCTGAGTTTTGTGGTGTTACCCTCCTCTTAGCATGTTTATTATTTTACCCTCTCCTTTTGGCCTTTATCATtaggaaaaatataaataaacagctgttaaatagttaattttaaataattgtaattattaattattaattatatatttttaaaaaacaaaaattaaataatcactaattaataataatttaaaaaatcaaaattactaATTATTAACAAATTGACTGGTAATTAGTTAATTAGGTGTTGTTTAGCTAGCAAAATTCTTAAATATGTTCTAATAATTTTGATTTgcaaaggataaaaagaaaaaaacgttGACACaccataaaataaattttacaatGTCCATGTAAAGATTCCAAACAAACACaagatttcttttttttttttttaatcctaattgTATAGAGAGCTTAATTATCTTCCGCTTTAGTTAATTGCCAAGTACACAATGACTCAGTCCAAAGTTGTGGCTTTGGTTTTGAAAATGACAACTGCGACAACGGCAAGCTTAGTTGGAAAAGTCTGCAAATTACAACATATATAATTCATAGGCCAAACACTTTGACTTTATCCAAATCATAAAACcttgaaaattaaatatgatcgaaaaatatagaaattatttttaatatggaaagAGAAGTGGTGTTTTAGttaaatattgatatttgaaGTGTATTATAGTGTTGTGAAAATTATTCACCACGTTCTCCACGTGTTGGTTAAGATGCTGTCACGTGTTTAACATGTCCCCCACGTGTTGACCAGAATGCTGCCACGTGTTCACTATGCCTCCCACGTGTTGCACCACGTCCCCCACGTGTTGACTTCTCACAAAAAAATTCACCCATATGTAATTACACCAAATACtccaatttttaacaaaaacactaatatttttttgatacaaaaaaattagcccaaaaaatattaaccaaaaaagaaataatcataAACTCAATACTAAAAAACTCAAAAGCTAATTTGATATATACACATTCCATTTATGGATGTTTTATATGACTAGTATGTTAACGTTAAGATTTCATCCTACAAATTAACATCTATTTCATCATTTTCTTAATATACCATCGTATCCGGAACACtcaaattctttctttttttttattgttcggtgtctattaattaattaatttttttttttggtaaaataattaattaattatttgaattcCATTTCTGTAATATAAAGAGTTTGATGAACCCAACAGATGTTAAGAGCCCAACTTAAAGAGATCCGGTATATCGATAATTCATTAATTCGGTGTTTGATACATATATGTCCATCATTCAAACTTATTGGTAAACCCACTGATCCAAAAGagtcatcaatttttttttggttaacgagtcatcaattttttttgggGTAGCTGATACACAAATATCTTATTGACCAAGAGCCCAAACTTGTGTGTGTGTGGAagtctataatttttttttgatggTTTGCATTGCTGAAACCCTGTTTGTATTATTGGACATTAGTGAAAATTGGAAGGTCCATCTAGGGGTGCACAGACCCAGCCCGGTCCGAAGGCCCGGCCCAGTCCCAAACACTTTAGGAACTAATTTGGAgtgatttcatcgggtttagggtcggatacgggtctcaaaaatagacccatcgttatttcgggtcgggtccgggctatagctcgggtcacccgaagtcggcccggtggcccggtcatcatacacaattaatattttgtgttattagtgatggatcatgactattcttacgtggaatttaagtattgtaaaccttaatattttgtgttattagtcattataagactataagttaatgttttatgtttagaatgcataagattttagactaatacataagattgtgttatttgtattgatttaaatatttggtattattagacaatattagtattgattgtggttatgctttaatattgattgtggttatgctttaattttgaagaatgattggttcttgttatatttttc
The Arachis duranensis cultivar V14167 chromosome 5, aradu.V14167.gnm2.J7QH, whole genome shotgun sequence genome window above contains:
- the LOC107487191 gene encoding cinnamoyl-CoA reductase-like SNL6, with product MAPSFDHTAQTVCVMDASAHLGFALVHTLLHRGYTVHASFQTQGEDMLKGISTDPNKLKIFRSDPFDYQSIMDSLKGCSALFYSFQPPSDQPDYDEYMADVEVRAAHNVLEACAQTETIEKVVFTSSATAVVWREDRKTMELDLDERHWSDVNFCRKFKLWHAMSKTMAEKTAWALAMDRGMNMVSINAGLLMSPDLSISNPYLRGAAEMYEDGVFVTVDLPFLVDAHICVYEDVSSYGRYLCFNHIINTQDDALRLARILTPDAASSMPQREECGKSFIEQRISNKKLNKLMVDFEA